In Streptomyces longhuiensis, the following proteins share a genomic window:
- a CDS encoding LysR substrate-binding domain-containing protein: MVMDVHGRDLRYFVAVAEELHFTRAAERLYVSQPALSKQIRMLERQLGTELFDRDRQGVRLTPAGTALLPHARAVLAAWETGAAAVERAKAEQLATLVVGMSTSPGRGGLLPAVRSRFTEAHSSARIRLRQFGWDDATAGLADGTADVAFVWLPLQDADRYRWVVVAEEPRHVALPQTHRLAALDEIDFADLADEPFLALPRSAGALRDHWLATDARDGTPPRVGAEIAGTDETYEALVGGLGVCLVAAGNAALITLGGVVTRPVRGISPSRLALAWRDGDLRPLVRDYARAAREATRAAQ; the protein is encoded by the coding sequence ATGGTTATGGACGTACACGGCAGAGATCTGCGCTACTTCGTGGCGGTGGCCGAGGAGCTGCACTTCACCCGCGCGGCCGAGCGGCTCTACGTCTCTCAGCCCGCGCTGAGCAAGCAGATCCGGATGCTGGAGCGGCAGCTCGGCACCGAACTGTTCGACCGGGACCGGCAGGGCGTGCGGCTCACCCCCGCCGGCACCGCGCTCCTGCCGCACGCGCGCGCCGTCCTCGCCGCGTGGGAGACCGGCGCCGCGGCGGTGGAACGCGCCAAGGCCGAGCAACTGGCCACGCTGGTCGTCGGAATGAGCACGAGCCCCGGCCGCGGCGGGCTGCTCCCCGCGGTCCGGTCACGCTTCACCGAGGCCCACTCCAGCGCCAGGATCCGGCTGCGCCAGTTCGGCTGGGACGACGCGACCGCGGGGCTCGCCGACGGCACCGCCGACGTCGCGTTCGTGTGGCTGCCGCTCCAGGACGCCGACCGCTACCGGTGGGTCGTCGTCGCCGAGGAGCCCCGGCATGTCGCCCTCCCGCAGACCCACCGCCTCGCGGCCCTGGACGAGATCGACTTCGCGGACCTCGCGGACGAACCGTTCCTCGCGCTGCCGCGCAGCGCCGGAGCGCTGCGGGACCACTGGCTCGCCACGGATGCCCGCGACGGCACGCCGCCACGCGTCGGCGCCGAGATCGCCGGTACCGACGAGACGTACGAGGCGCTCGTGGGCGGGCTCGGGGTGTGCCTGGTCGCGGCGGGCAACGCGGCGCTCATCACGCTCGGCGGCGTCGTGACCCGCCCCGTACGCGGCATCTCACCCTCCCGACTGGCGCTTGCCTGGCGCGACGGCGACCTGCGGCCGCTCGTACGCGACTACGCGCGGGCCGCCCGGGAGGCCACCCGCGCCGCTCAGTGA
- the mmuM gene encoding homocysteine S-methyltransferase: protein MTSPPLAEALAAGPVVLDGGLSNQLESAGYDLSDELWSARLLAERPEAIVAAHLAYYEAGASVAITASYQATFEGFARRGVSRERAAELLALSVESAREAARRAEAKGVRGPLWVAASVGPYGAMAADGSEYRGRYGLTVAELEAFHRPRLDALAAAGPDILALETVPDTDEARALLRAVRGLGVPAWLSYSVAGDRTRAGQPLEEAFALAADADEIVAVGVNCCAPEDVEPAVALAARVTGKPVVAYPNSGESWDARARGWRGAATFTADRVAGWERAGARLIGGCCRVGPDRIAALADAVRH, encoded by the coding sequence ATGACGTCACCTCCTCTTGCCGAAGCCCTCGCCGCGGGGCCTGTCGTCCTGGACGGCGGGCTGTCCAACCAGCTGGAGTCCGCCGGGTACGACCTGAGCGACGAGTTGTGGTCGGCGCGGCTGCTCGCCGAGCGGCCCGAGGCGATCGTGGCCGCGCATCTCGCGTACTACGAGGCGGGGGCCTCGGTGGCGATCACGGCGAGCTACCAGGCGACGTTCGAGGGGTTCGCGCGGCGCGGGGTCTCCCGTGAGCGAGCCGCCGAACTGCTCGCCCTGAGCGTCGAGTCGGCGCGCGAGGCGGCCCGGCGCGCGGAGGCGAAGGGGGTGCGGGGTCCGCTGTGGGTGGCCGCGTCGGTGGGCCCGTACGGGGCGATGGCGGCCGACGGTTCGGAGTACCGGGGCCGCTACGGCCTGACGGTGGCCGAGCTGGAGGCCTTCCACCGGCCTAGGCTCGACGCCCTCGCCGCGGCCGGGCCGGACATCCTCGCCCTGGAGACCGTGCCGGACACCGACGAGGCGCGGGCGCTGCTGCGGGCCGTGCGGGGGCTCGGCGTCCCTGCGTGGTTGTCGTACAGCGTCGCCGGTGACCGCACCCGCGCCGGGCAGCCCCTGGAGGAGGCGTTCGCGCTCGCCGCCGACGCGGACGAGATCGTGGCGGTGGGCGTCAACTGCTGCGCCCCCGAGGACGTCGAACCCGCGGTGGCGCTGGCCGCGCGCGTCACGGGGAAGCCGGTGGTGGCCTATCCGAACAGCGGCGAGTCCTGGGACGCGCGGGCGCGCGGCTGGCGGGGCGCGGCCACGTTCACCGCGGACCGCGTGGCCGGCTGGGAGCGGGCCGGGGCGCGGCTGATCGGAGGATGCTGCCGGGTGGGCCCTGACCGGATCGCGGCGCTGGCTGACGCCGTACGTCACTGA